In a single window of the Pocillopora verrucosa isolate sample1 chromosome 4, ASM3666991v2, whole genome shotgun sequence genome:
- the LOC131795649 gene encoding acyl-CoA-binding domain-containing protein 6 yields the protein MAEYFDEVVLDAEDLEKLFEAATEFVRTIKNLSDEKKLTFYALYKQAKEGPCNTSRPGFWDMIGKAKWDSWKKLGDMSKQEALERYIQELFETDPEWEAKYAVTDDLTPKETEKPVHKQTMGLAVSTLRGNEDDVISDANKSVFDWCKEGNVKRMDVLLNKGENINAKDEQGMTLLHWACDRGHEEVVIYLIKNKAEVNIQDADGQTPLHYAATCDFLSIVKELLQCGGDSTIIDSDGCRPADVAENSELKELLNI from the exons atggCGGAGTACTTTGATGAAGTTGTGCTTGATGCGGAGGACTTGGAAAAACTCTTTGAAGCTGCAACAGAATTTGTTCGAACTATAAAGAATTTAAGCGATGagaaaaaattgactttttatGCTCTTTACAAACAG GCTAAAGAAGGACCATGCAATACATCAAGACCAGGGTTTTGGGATATGATAGGAAAAGCCAAGTG GGACTCTTGGAAAAAACTTGGAGACATGTCAAAGCAAGAAGCACTAGAACGTTATATACAGGAACTTTTTGAAACAGACCCTGAATGGGAAGCAAAATATGCTGTCACTGATGACTTG ACCccaaaggaaactgaaaaaccagttcacaaacaaacaatgggTCTTGCTGTTAGCACACTCAGAGGAAATGAGGATGATGTCATTAG TGATGCTAACAAGTCAGTGTTTGATTGGTGCAAGGAGGGTAACGTTAAAAGGATGGATGTTCTTCTGAACAAAGGGGAAAACATTAACGCAAAGGATGAGCAG GGTATGACTTTACTCCACTGGGCCTGTGACAGAGGCCATGAGGAGGTTGTAATATATCTAATAAAAAACAAGGCTGAGGTTAATATACAG GATGCTGATGGTCAGACACCTCTACACTATG CTGCCACCTGTGATTTTCTGTCAATAGTAAAAGAACTCTTACAATGTGGAGGAGATTCTACAATTATCGACAGTGATGGCTGTCGCCCAGCTGATGTTGCAGAAAATTCAGAATTAAAAGAACttctgaatatttaa
- the LOC131795647 gene encoding delta-aminolevulinic acid dehydratase-like — protein MASQGALHSGYNHATTRSWQSTNTEITSKNLLYPLFITDEADALEEVSSLPGQYRMGINNMEKIVSPLVKKGLKSVLLFGVLSRLKKTDDACNADSEDNPAVLAIKKISSLFPDLLICCDVCICPYATHGHCGILNEDGSINNAASIKRIAEISLSYAKAGCHVVAPSDMMDNRIAAIKDILHKNGYGGKVAVMSYSAKFASSFYGPFRDAAKSAPAFGDRRCYQLPSGSKGLAARAVERDVREGADFLMVKPGMAYLDIVRQTKDKFPDLPLAIYQVSGEFAMLYHGSKAGAFDLKKIVLECLTSMRRAGADIIITYFVPQLLDWLNENN, from the exons ATGGCCTCTCAGGGAGCCTTACACAGTGGTTACAATCACGCTACCACAAGGAGTTGGCAAAGCACAAACACGGAAATAACATCAAAGAACTTGCTCTACCCTTTGTTCATCAC AGATGAAGCAGATGCGTTGGAGGAAGTTTCAAGTCTACCTGGACAGTACAG GATGGGGATTAACAATATGGAAAAGATAGTTTCACCCTTGGTGAAGAAAGGACTCAagtctgttttgttgtttggaGTTCTCTCAAGGCTAAAAAAG ACAGATGATGCTTGTAATGCAGACAGTGAAGATAACCCTGCGGTCTTAGCAATAAAGAAGATATCATCTTTGTTTCCTGACCTACTGATCTGCTGTGATGTTTGTATTTGTCCATATGCAACTCATGGCCACTGTG GTATCCTAAATGAGGATGGTTCCATCAACAATGCAGCAAGTATCAAAAGGATTGCTGAAATATCTTTGTCCTATGCCAAGGCAG GTTGTCATGTTGTAGCCCCTTCAGACATGATGGACAATAGAATAGCAGCTATTAAAGATATATTACACAAGAATGGTTATGGAGGAAAG GTTGCAGTTATGAGCTACAGTGCAAAGTTTGCCTCTAGTTTTTATGGTCCATTCAG AGATGCAGCAAAAAGTGCACCAGCCTTTGGTGATAGAAGATGTTATCAGTTGCCATCAGGATCTAAAGGTCTTGCTGCCAGAGCTGTG GAAAGGGATGTCAGGGAAGGAGCAGATTTTCTTATGGTCAAACCTGGGATGGCTTACCTTGATATTGTGAGGCAAACTAAGGATAAG TTCCCTGATTTGCCACTGGCAATTTACCAG GTGTCAGGGGAATTTGCAATGTTGTATCATGGAAGTAAGGCAGGAGCATTTGacttaaagaaaattgttctagAATGCTTAACCTCTATGAGAAGGGCAG GTGCTGACATCATCATAACATATTTTGTTCCACAACTATTGGACTGGCtgaatgaaaacaactga